The Prevotella herbatica genome contains the following window.
ATCCATCCGTGCATTTTCATTGCTTGAATCCCTTGCGCGTTCTGGCTGTCCATTTACGTTTAAAGGAGGTACGGCTTGTATGCTTCACCTTGGTAGCAGTAAAAGATTATCAATAGATATTGACGTAATTTGTCCTCCAAATACGGATATTAAGAAGTATGTGGAGAAATATTCTGACGAATATGGATTTCAGAATATAGAATTGGTTGAAAGAAAATCTTCACATAATGTACCTAAATCTCATGCTAAATTTTTCTATCAGGTAAGTTATGTTACAAGTTCAGAAGAAGATAAAATTTTATTGGATGTGCTGTTTGAAGACATCCACTATGGTGACGTTAAGCAATTGCCAATTAGAAGTCCGTTTCTAAAGATGGACGGCGAAGATGTTTTGGTAAATGTACCGTCTGTAGCTGATATTCTAGGAGATAAGCTTACAGCGTTTGCACCTCACACAACAGGTGTTCCATTTTTTAAGGATAAAAGGAACTGTTCCCTGGAAATTATCAAGCAGATGTTTGATGTGGCTTCTTTATTTGATGTTGTTTCAGATTTTAAACAAACACGAAACACATTTACCAAGTTTGCTGATGTTGAACTTGGTTATAGAGAACTAAAGAATTTATCATATAAGGATATCCTTCTTAATACAATAAATACATCTTTGTGCATAGCATTGCGTGGAAATGTAAATTCTGAGGATTTTATCCAACTACAAAATGGTATCAAACGAATTGGCGGTTTGATTATTGGTGAACATTATGTTATTGACACAGCAATCAAAGATGCAGCAAAGGCTGCCTATCTTGCAACGATCATATTATATGACGTTAAGTCAGAAGTAAAACATTATAATGATAGTAGTGTTGATGAAATAAAAGATATGACCATAACAAAATTAAATACTAAGCTCAATAAACTGAAGAAATCTAATGTGGAAGCATTCTATTATTGGGCATTGATTGATGAAATGTTTAAAGCACATATTGTTATTGATCATTAATTTTATCTTTCAGTGGTATAAAGTTTAAAACCGTGATCAATAGTCACGGTTTCTTTTTTTATAAGTCTTTTCAAATAGAGTGGTGTATTTCTTCAATAGTTAGACAGCATTCAACTTGAATGCTTCAGTATATGAAATATGATGGTTTACGTTATGATTATCAGAAGACTAGGGGAGTGGTATAAACACAAAAAAACCGCTAGACTCTTGGAGTCCAGCGGTTAATCTCTCATTTTTCAGTTCGAGCTTCTGTTTACTTAACAGCAGCAGCAGTGTCAGTAGCAGCTGTATCAACAGCAGCTGAATCATTAGCTGAATCAACAACAGCTGTATCAGAATCAGCGTTTGCAGCAGGAGCTGCAGTTTTGTTACCACATGATGCGAAAGAGATAGCTGCGATAGCTACGAACATTAAAACTAATTTCTTCATTTTCTTTGCTTTTTTAAATCTGTAAAACAATCATTTGTTTATTAAAACGTTGCAAAGGTAAGTATTTTTTTAATACGTTGTTCACTTTTTAACGATTTTTTTTGCCTCCCTTTGTAACTTTTTTGTAATCTATTGTAAATCAATGCTTTATAAATGATAAATAAATGTTAATGATTTTGTGCACCCAAACAAAAGTGTTTTTTAGCATTATTGATTATCTATCTTCTTACCATGATAATACATGTTGAAGCCGTCTGAAGCGTATCCATTGCCCTGATATTTGAAGTTGTTTGCACTAGAAACATCTGGTAATTTTTTTCCTCGATAGTATGCATTGAATGCATCTTTGGCATATCCACCCTCAATAATCTGGAATGAACTGGCAGTGGCATCTTCGACTTTGTTTCCACGATAATACACGTTGAACGCATCTTTGGCATATCCACGACCTATTTCTTTGAATGTGCTTGCACTGGCATCATCAAGTTTCTTTCCGTTATAGAAGACATCAAAGTTCGTCTTATGGTACCTTGATGTTTCGCATCTGTTATTATCGTAGTCTTCGTTATCGTCTCTATTATAAATAATGTCATCAGCATTGCTTATTCTATAGCGGCTATCTATCCTGAAACTGTTGGGATCTACATATTCCAGAATGTTACCGTTTTGGTAGACGTGACGGGAATCCTTGGCGTAACCGTAGCCTAAGTCCTGGAATGTTTCGATGTTGGCATGTCTTAACACCATTCCATGGTAGTAAACATGATTATCGTCGTGTGTGTAATCATGTTGAGCGAATGCTGTGATGGACATTGCTAGAATAATTGCGGTTAAAATGGTTTTCTTCATATTTAAGTTTATTATTTGAATTGTCTTTATATACTATATGTTATTGCAAATTTACAATATATTTTGTTATTATACAAATATAAATGTTTACTTTTTGAAGTTACGAAAAAAGTCTATATCCGGTCTGATAACGCAAACTTGCATTTCACTAACACGAAATTCTATTTCACGAAATTAAATTTTCTAGCTAGAGACATTTTCTAACTTTGTACACATTAGAATGATATTCAATCAGTTTACCCCTAAAAACAATAAAATCCTTTTTCCCCAGTGTCTCTCTTTTTTATCAGAATGCAACGATTCTACAAAAGCAGTTGCGATTGGCTGATGGCTTAGTAAATCTGGACGACCTAAATATAACCATAGAAAATGAGAAAGATGAAAACGCATATAGAACAGTCTTTTATCATAAAACGTAGGTTGGGAAAATTTATTCCATAGAATATCCGTTGTCAGTAACAGCCGTAGGAATGTATATAATGGCAGAGAAGCGGATTCTAATTTCATACACAGACAAGGATTAAGAATTGTTGTTTTTCTCTCACCGTAGTATATACCGCAGATTCGGAGACACTGACTAAAACAGATAACTTTGTTTTCACTTGCATGATTTTTAATTATCAAAATAAATTTCAATATGGAAATAACTAAAAAACCGAAAAAAAACAAGGCACTTAACCTTCATGAGAAAAACCAAGTCATAAAAGTCAATGACGGCTTCTTTGCAAAGCCACTCAATGAGGATTACCACATCAAAGTTTATTATGATGAAATCATCTGGGTGGAGGCTATAAGTAACTATTCGTATATCCACTTCAAAAAATCTAAAACCATGAGTCTTGCTTATAATATAGGTAGGGTTGAAAAACTTCTGCTAACGGAAACATTTGTTCGTATAAACCGGTCTGAAATCATTAATATCCATCTTGTGGATAAATACTGTGGGAATATGGTTAGCATTGCTGGACATGGTTTCACGGTAAGTCCTTCATGCCGCCAGTATGTGTTCTCGTGTTTTCTTGAATTGCGCAGAGATGAATGAAATGCCTTCGATAGCAATAATATGTGTTTTGACAACAGAAATACACCACCTCATGAAAATTCTTTGCCTATTCCAAACTAAAATAGGATTTTTGCATTGTAAGCTTACCTTTAACAAAATAGTATTAATCTAAAAAAAAAATTATGGCAATTAGTAATGCACCATCGCAAGTGGCAACCAATGCGTTGCAGGCGATACCTTTCAGTTCTATGATCGGTGGTCCTTTGAAGGCTTGTATTGAAGCCCAGGCCATGGCAGCCAAAACAACATGGGACTTCATTCAGGAAGTAGGGTTGAATACCAACCCCGATACAGGAGAGAAGACTGCGGTCAACGTGTCGTTCTCATTTAATCAGAATGGTCGTTTGGTACAGCTGAATGTACCCTTACTTACCATTGTTCCTATTCCGTATATAGCTATCAATAGCGTTGACATTAACTTTAAGGCAAGCATCTCTGCTTCTTCTTCAAGTGTGAATGAAAACACGGAAAGCACATCAATGGGTGGCAGTGCGGAAATCAAAGCCGGATTGAAAATCGGTCCATTTCACATGGATGCCAAGTTGAATGCCAACTACTCTTCAAAGAAGGATTCCAAGGCTACTGAAGAATCTAAGTACAGTGTAGAATATACGATGGACATAGCAGTAAAGGCAGGTCAGGACAGTATGCCTGCTGGTCTTGCTAAAGTTCTTGAGTTGCTTGGTAATTCGCTTGACGTATCAGATCCAAAGGGAACTTTGGAATTGAATGCTCAAAAATTTAAGGTTGGTGATAAACTCATCGCTACGTATAAGAACAAGGACGGTTTGTTCGCACCTGGAGATATCAAGTGTGAAGGTGATAAACTGACATTCACTGAAAGTGGTGACAGTGTAACAACCGATCTCGTCGCTGGAACTTATAAGATTATGGCAGGAGGTTGCACCGCTGAAATTCTCGTTGAAGCTTAAGTGAGCATACTTAATAAAAGGCAAGGATGAAAATCCGGGATGCGGTTTTTTAATGCCGCATCCTTTTTCGAAAACCTGTAATATATTCAATAAATAAAAAACATTATGGCACAATTAAGTTCTGTCATCGGCTCGATTTTGCGAGACATCATCTCTGCACAACACGAGGCCAATCTTTATTCCCTTTCTTTAAGTGAATCTTATGGGAAAGACGGTAAGGTGAAAGATTTCCAGTTGCCCAATGTCGTGGTGAGCGATATGGAGTTGGAACTGAAATATGGAATAGTCAGCACTACTGAAAATCAAGAGCAGCAAAATATTAAATATTCCAAATTCCGGCAATTTATCAAGGAAGTTTGCACGGAAGCGGCTAAAACAACTATTACAAGCGTCGTTTCAGCTGTTCTTACGTCTGACATACGTAGAAATGAGGAAGACAAAAGATTTTTTTATCATCTGAAACAAGAAGAGGAACTGAATAAGAAATTCCGTTCATTCCTTATGCGTAATATGCGCAATGCCTTTGACAACAGCCTGCATGAGTCGTTGGATGCAAGCACGGGACTGGTTTTGGAGGATGTTGTTGTAAACAGGCTCATGATAGTTGTTAAAAAGAAATTTCTTCAAGACACCGATCTTAGCACCTTATTTGACGGTGTGGATGGCAATTCTTTAAGGAATGAGTTGGAAACTGCTGCTAATTCAGCCTTGACAGACTTGGTAAAAACAATGTCTGAAGGACAATCGTTTAAGAGGGTCAAGACGTTCCCTCAATTGGATGTCGCCGTTACCGCCGAAGAACTGGCAAAGATGCCAGAAGAAGCGATACATTCATTTAAACTGAAATTCAGTCCGACGGCTTGCAATATTACAGAATTGGATAATGACAATGATCTCGATGATTTTGTCATGGATTAAAACAACGGAGGATTAATTATGGAAGATAAGAAAATCAGAAAGACGAGCAGTCAGGTGATGGAGCTCCAACAACTGATTGCCGGACCGCTGATAGCAACGATTGAGGCTGATGCACTTTCCGCCCAAAAGTATTTGGATTATCTGATGCGGGTAGCCTTTGAGTCATACAATCCGGTAACAGGAGAAACGGGCAAGTTGAGGATGCTTACATTCACCTACAACGAACAGGATGTAAACGGCTCTAGCAAGAAGAATGTAAGTATTCCATTACTCACACTCGTTCCATTGCCATTGCTTCATGTGGAAGAGGCAGATTTCGATTTCGACATAAAGATACTTGACGCACTGTCGGAAAATGTGGAAGAAAAGTTTTCTGTGGAAAATGGAGAGAGTGTTAAACAACCGCAAAGCACAGGTTTCAAGATGCGCGCCTCACTTGCTCCGCAGCGGGAAGTCAAGGACGACCTGCAACAAAGCCTTTCTGCCAATATGAAAGTGAAAGTAAGAATGAGGCAGGCGGATATGCCTGCAGGATTATCAAACCTGTTGCATCTGACAGCTAATAATGTACAGGTGGAAGATGCCGAGGCGGAAGAAGAGATAAACGGTAATACGGAAGGAGGTTCTGATGGGCGATAATAATATAGGCAGTCATGCACAGGAACAGAAAGTAGGGTTGAAATGTCCCCAATGCGGTGTTTTTATAGAAACAAGTATATTTCAACTGCTCACTACGAATGCCTTGATATGTCCCTCATGTAATCTCAGGCTGAACATAGACAGAATGAAATCAAGACCTGCGTTTGAGGCTCTCCGCAAGGTAAAGTCTGCACAGGACAATGTGGAAAGCAAGAGTAAGTTTAATAGATGACACGTCATGTTTGATAAGGTAAGAAAGTTTTTCTCAACAATCGCCAATCAAATAAGGACTTTGACAGAGCATAAGAAATCTGAGATCGGCGAGAAGGTTTTAATAAAAAACGATCAGTCTAGAAGAATGTGCCTTGTTCTTTCACAATTGGAGCTAGTCAGGATGAAACCACAAGTAAGGTTACTGAAAGTAGATAATATTTTCGATGTGCTTCGGTTTATGCTACGGCTTTGCGATGTGGAGCATGTGGACTGCAAAATGATTGGCGGGTGTATGCGATGTATTGTCAGGTTACCAGAGAATGCCGGAACACTGTCGCTGACTGAAAAGAAAGCGGATAATAGTTGCAGGATTCTAGCTATATTAAATATAGACGTACCGCTCATGAATCCTCAAGTAGAGGAAGTAGTATTCAAATTAAAACAACATTAGAAATTTAAAAGTAATAAGACAATGAAAACAATTAAATTAGGTTACACAGGCAATGAAGTTCAGTTGTTGTCTGACAGTTTGAAAAGAAATGGTTATCCGGTGGATTCCACTACGGTTTTTACCGAAAGTATGTCACAGTCTGTTA
Protein-coding sequences here:
- a CDS encoding DUF2589 domain-containing protein codes for the protein MELQQLIAGPLIATIEADALSAQKYLDYLMRVAFESYNPVTGETGKLRMLTFTYNEQDVNGSSKKNVSIPLLTLVPLPLLHVEEADFDFDIKILDALSENVEEKFSVENGESVKQPQSTGFKMRASLAPQREVKDDLQQSLSANMKVKVRMRQADMPAGLSNLLHLTANNVQVEDAEAEEEINGNTEGGSDGR
- a CDS encoding nucleotidyl transferase AbiEii/AbiGii toxin family protein; translation: MNWINHVSSLYPSLDKTLIEKSIRAFSLLESLARSGCPFTFKGGTACMLHLGSSKRLSIDIDVICPPNTDIKKYVEKYSDEYGFQNIELVERKSSHNVPKSHAKFFYQVSYVTSSEEDKILLDVLFEDIHYGDVKQLPIRSPFLKMDGEDVLVNVPSVADILGDKLTAFAPHTTGVPFFKDKRNCSLEIIKQMFDVASLFDVVSDFKQTRNTFTKFADVELGYRELKNLSYKDILLNTINTSLCIALRGNVNSEDFIQLQNGIKRIGGLIIGEHYVIDTAIKDAAKAAYLATIILYDVKSEVKHYNDSSVDEIKDMTITKLNTKLNKLKKSNVEAFYYWALIDEMFKAHIVIDH
- a CDS encoding DUF2589 domain-containing protein, with amino-acid sequence MAISNAPSQVATNALQAIPFSSMIGGPLKACIEAQAMAAKTTWDFIQEVGLNTNPDTGEKTAVNVSFSFNQNGRLVQLNVPLLTIVPIPYIAINSVDINFKASISASSSSVNENTESTSMGGSAEIKAGLKIGPFHMDAKLNANYSSKKDSKATEESKYSVEYTMDIAVKAGQDSMPAGLAKVLELLGNSLDVSDPKGTLELNAQKFKVGDKLIATYKNKDGLFAPGDIKCEGDKLTFTESGDSVTTDLVAGTYKIMAGGCTAEILVEA
- a CDS encoding LytTR family DNA-binding domain-containing protein, encoding MEITKKPKKNKALNLHEKNQVIKVNDGFFAKPLNEDYHIKVYYDEIIWVEAISNYSYIHFKKSKTMSLAYNIGRVEKLLLTETFVRINRSEIINIHLVDKYCGNMVSIAGHGFTVSPSCRQYVFSCFLELRRDE
- a CDS encoding PG1828 family lipoprotein, whose protein sequence is MKKLVLMFVAIAAISFASCGNKTAAPAANADSDTAVVDSANDSAAVDTAATDTAAAVK
- a CDS encoding DKNYY domain-containing protein; this encodes MKKTILTAIILAMSITAFAQHDYTHDDNHVYYHGMVLRHANIETFQDLGYGYAKDSRHVYQNGNILEYVDPNSFRIDSRYRISNADDIIYNRDDNEDYDNNRCETSRYHKTNFDVFYNGKKLDDASASTFKEIGRGYAKDAFNVYYRGNKVEDATASSFQIIEGGYAKDAFNAYYRGKKLPDVSSANNFKYQGNGYASDGFNMYYHGKKIDNQ